Proteins encoded within one genomic window of Haloferax volcanii DS2:
- a CDS encoding winged helix-turn-helix domain-containing protein — protein sequence MTETWDDINEQVKADWKADTTPFERVYEIIEQTHDGQSAAEIAERALVSEPTARRHCKSLVNTGFAETEQDGQTTLYKRNSDRVLMSRIRELREEVTRSELLDSIQEMKAEIRRYEDRYDVVSPEELAQQLDADETGGWDDLTAWRTTRQNLAVAQAALAYDEASHQLAV from the coding sequence ATGACCGAAACGTGGGATGACATCAACGAGCAGGTCAAAGCCGACTGGAAAGCCGACACCACGCCGTTCGAGCGGGTGTACGAAATCATCGAACAGACCCACGATGGGCAATCGGCAGCCGAGATCGCCGAGCGGGCCCTCGTGAGTGAGCCGACGGCGCGTCGCCACTGCAAGTCGCTCGTGAACACTGGGTTCGCGGAGACGGAACAGGACGGCCAAACAACGCTGTACAAGCGCAACAGCGACCGGGTGTTGATGTCGCGGATCCGCGAGCTGCGTGAGGAAGTTACTCGATCGGAGTTGCTCGACAGCATCCAGGAGATGAAGGCCGAGATCCGACGCTACGAGGACCGCTACGACGTGGTGTCACCGGAGGAACTCGCCCAGCAACTCGACGCCGACGAGACGGGCGGCTGGGACGACCTCACCGCCTGGCGGACAACGCGACAGAATCTCGCCGTCGCACAAGCCGCACTCGCCTACGACGAGGCCAGCCACCAGCTCGCTGTATGA
- a CDS encoding SWIM zinc finger family protein, which produces MDVTEDAVRDICTDAVFERGERYREEGRIHGIHRIDTTVTAVVSGSRQYDVRVDLATNGFAPWCDCPYDGPGTCKHVVAVLLRCVDDPPQDEGDRLDTALNGADADELRAFLREELATDADLRDQFLARVSESTTRSVDELRTTIDRRFEETNPEYYVVFEPIDFTRWFDLATEYREQGRYASAATVYRALVESLDDNMERVDGAYDHFSRAFSRALDGYVDCVAFRGRDDAVTDAVAFLDERATSGTPFLTEHFEKAVVELQEKADEQSFE; this is translated from the coding sequence ATGGATGTAACCGAGGACGCAGTCCGGGACATCTGCACGGACGCAGTCTTCGAACGCGGCGAACGATACCGTGAGGAGGGCCGTATCCACGGAATTCACCGCATCGACACCACTGTAACCGCAGTCGTGAGCGGCAGCCGTCAGTACGATGTCCGTGTTGACCTCGCCACCAACGGGTTTGCCCCGTGGTGCGACTGTCCGTACGACGGGCCGGGCACGTGCAAGCACGTCGTCGCCGTGTTGCTTCGGTGTGTTGACGACCCTCCCCAAGACGAAGGTGATCGGCTCGACACCGCACTTAACGGTGCCGACGCCGACGAGCTCCGCGCGTTCCTGCGTGAAGAACTCGCGACCGACGCTGACCTCCGCGACCAGTTTCTCGCCCGGGTCAGTGAGTCGACGACGCGGTCAGTCGACGAGCTTCGCACCACGATCGACCGGCGGTTCGAGGAGACAAACCCTGAGTACTACGTCGTCTTCGAGCCGATCGACTTCACTCGGTGGTTCGATCTCGCGACCGAGTACCGCGAGCAGGGGCGGTACGCGTCGGCGGCGACCGTCTACCGTGCGCTTGTCGAGTCGCTCGACGACAACATGGAGCGTGTCGACGGCGCGTACGACCACTTCTCGCGTGCGTTCAGTCGGGCACTCGACGGGTATGTCGACTGTGTCGCGTTCCGTGGCCGCGACGACGCGGTCACAGACGCTGTCGCATTCCTTGATGAGCGGGCGACGTCGGGAACGCCGTTCCTCACGGAACACTTCGAGAAGGCTGTGGTCGAACTTCAAGAAAAGGCGGACGAGCAGTCCTTCGAGTAG
- a CDS encoding DUF7342 family protein, producing the protein MSESPRNGVQSWTESMSARDRIRAVAETLREPRSVNWISEQADAAWSTTNEELQALVDQGQLRRVEAGETTRYQPDYTRLLFEEIRTLIEENPREELRNELAAITEEIEEWQATYDVETWEDLEQSLDDGDLSSAELCERRDVIRHWEENLEDRRLIKHALALYSDVEAAREQRINVADRVRN; encoded by the coding sequence ATGTCCGAATCCCCCCGGAATGGCGTCCAGTCGTGGACTGAGTCGATGAGCGCCCGCGACCGTATTCGAGCCGTCGCCGAGACGCTTCGTGAACCCCGGTCGGTTAACTGGATCAGCGAACAGGCCGACGCCGCTTGGAGCACGACAAACGAGGAACTTCAGGCGCTCGTCGACCAGGGCCAGCTGCGCCGCGTCGAGGCCGGCGAGACGACGCGCTACCAGCCTGACTACACGCGGCTGCTCTTCGAGGAAATCCGCACGCTCATCGAGGAGAACCCGCGCGAGGAGTTGCGGAACGAATTGGCCGCGATCACCGAGGAGATCGAGGAGTGGCAGGCGACCTACGACGTCGAGACGTGGGAGGATCTCGAACAGTCGCTCGACGACGGAGATCTCTCGAGTGCCGAGCTTTGCGAACGGCGCGACGTGATTAGGCATTGGGAGGAGAATTTGGAAGACCGCCGGCTCATCAAGCACGCGTTGGCCCTCTACTCGGATGTCGAAGCCGCTCGCGAACAGCGGATCAACGTGGCTGACCGTGTGAGAAACTAA
- a CDS encoding biosurfactant protein 1, with protein sequence MYNRYSDFEELRPTGEASHIPDSRLDDGCEGSPRRQRVATSTGDYPDQPSGIGAECQSCGASIPNGQTKCRFCLTNHLGAPTDNQQPADTEWTLLHVVQLLVEASTVYHALAKGAAAATLLAKPDRDPAVDDCQLLYDFDDAPASQLTDEWPSLPDAVRATSERGDRLLVLACARTPWTEPTETPRGETHRTFLYDEEGHSIRDVDRLTGLLEYPENDVWLVPAIALQRSVDDVQSGNRCPSVPSKTRLDCRSCDRTTVHQFQEFESVPAENWTGQPMWECQVCQSPRHGPAPE encoded by the coding sequence ATGTACAACCGATATTCTGACTTCGAGGAACTGCGGCCGACCGGCGAGGCGTCCCACATTCCGGACTCGAGGCTGGACGACGGGTGTGAGGGTTCCCCCCGGCGGCAACGCGTCGCGACAAGCACGGGGGACTATCCCGACCAACCGTCGGGCATCGGCGCGGAGTGCCAGTCCTGTGGTGCGTCGATCCCAAACGGGCAGACCAAGTGCCGGTTCTGCCTCACGAATCATCTCGGAGCGCCCACCGACAACCAGCAGCCCGCAGACACCGAGTGGACACTCCTGCACGTCGTCCAGCTGCTCGTCGAGGCATCGACCGTCTATCATGCCCTCGCAAAGGGCGCTGCGGCAGCGACCCTCCTCGCGAAGCCCGACAGGGATCCAGCCGTCGACGACTGCCAGCTGCTCTACGATTTCGACGACGCGCCTGCCTCGCAACTGACCGACGAGTGGCCCTCGCTTCCTGACGCCGTACGGGCCACCTCTGAGCGTGGTGACCGGCTCCTTGTGTTGGCTTGTGCACGGACTCCCTGGACTGAGCCGACCGAGACGCCACGTGGAGAGACGCACAGGACGTTCCTCTACGACGAGGAGGGTCACAGCATTCGCGACGTGGATCGGCTTACAGGCCTCCTTGAGTACCCCGAGAACGACGTCTGGTTGGTGCCCGCGATTGCACTCCAGCGTTCCGTCGACGACGTACAGTCCGGGAATCGTTGCCCCAGCGTTCCCTCGAAAACGCGACTTGACTGTCGCAGCTGCGACCGAACAACTGTGCATCAGTTCCAGGAGTTCGAGTCTGTCCCAGCTGAGAACTGGACTGGGCAGCCGATGTGGGAGTGTCAGGTGTGTCAGTCGCCACGTCACGGGCCAGCCCCTGAATAG
- a CDS encoding Fic family protein, producing MRPEDFVDDAPGEVEMVDGIFTFSPDPLPPDLDATHELVSENGEAMYAVGQLSDLDTWLDSPEVILSPLIHREAVDSSNIETTTRLTLSDIYRREAGEEPGQTATERADITEAQNYVEAITTGIQALHDGAELDRDLLCRLHEILLQGARGEQKNPGEFREDLVGIDQPGTPLSEARFVPAPPASIPYALRSLLQYVRSGPRYAPLVDLALIHYQFETIHPFQDGNGRLGRLLVMLALYKWELLPGPYLYPSSYFNANRDAYLDRLLAVSRDGAWTEWVSFFVQAIAEQGREGYTVARELLALRDRYREQYQGQGVVIRELIDFIIEHPYLTEPQAVDALGRSQPAVNQAIRRLWDDGVLRETTGQQRNRRYEAPAILKIVEPYNP from the coding sequence ATGAGGCCTGAAGACTTTGTTGACGACGCTCCGGGAGAGGTTGAGATGGTCGACGGTATCTTCACGTTCAGCCCAGATCCGCTTCCACCAGATCTCGATGCCACACACGAGCTGGTCAGCGAAAACGGGGAGGCAATGTATGCCGTGGGTCAGCTCTCAGACCTGGATACGTGGTTGGATTCGCCGGAGGTCATCCTCAGTCCCCTCATCCACCGTGAGGCTGTCGACTCCTCGAACATCGAGACGACGACACGACTCACGCTCTCGGACATATACCGACGCGAAGCTGGTGAAGAGCCCGGACAAACCGCGACCGAGCGAGCCGACATCACGGAGGCACAAAACTACGTCGAAGCGATCACCACCGGGATTCAGGCGCTCCATGATGGAGCCGAGTTAGATCGGGACTTGCTGTGTCGACTCCACGAAATTTTGCTGCAGGGTGCGCGCGGCGAGCAAAAGAACCCAGGAGAATTTCGTGAGGACCTCGTGGGGATTGACCAGCCGGGAACGCCACTCAGTGAGGCACGGTTCGTTCCGGCTCCCCCGGCGAGTATCCCGTATGCACTCCGGAGCCTGCTCCAGTACGTCCGGTCAGGGCCCAGGTACGCCCCGCTGGTTGACCTGGCGCTGATCCATTACCAATTCGAGACGATTCATCCGTTTCAGGACGGCAATGGGAGACTCGGTCGCCTCCTCGTAATGCTAGCCCTCTACAAGTGGGAGCTGTTACCCGGCCCGTATCTGTATCCGTCGTCGTATTTCAATGCGAACCGTGATGCCTATCTCGACAGGCTGCTGGCCGTGAGTCGTGACGGTGCCTGGACAGAGTGGGTGTCATTTTTTGTTCAGGCGATCGCCGAACAGGGCCGTGAGGGATATACTGTCGCCCGAGAACTTCTCGCGTTGCGCGATCGCTACCGAGAACAGTACCAGGGCCAGGGCGTTGTGATTCGCGAACTCATCGATTTCATCATCGAACACCCGTATCTCACAGAGCCACAGGCGGTCGACGCGCTTGGGCGGTCTCAACCGGCAGTGAACCAGGCGATTCGTCGCTTATGGGATGATGGCGTCCTGCGTGAGACGACTGGCCAACAACGCAATCGACGGTATGAAGCGCCCGCTATTCTCAAAATCGTCGAACCGTACAATCCGTGA
- a CDS encoding IS630 family transposase (programmed frameshift) has product MNHLDDVSVEELQDALDNVDGKKPTQRLLAAIAYKNGVTQTELAQWYDVQRRTIYSWLKRLDTNESLEQAVSDDKRTGRKRKLSETQQIEFQEIVHEPPQEVGIDAPAWTPALAQDFLEETYDVEYSIPSCRRLLKEAGLSYQKPRRTAAEADEDEQEAFYEELKKKRRKMDATVVCIDQTKKSVQVEPRAAWFPRGTRPSVKLSGQRDWTCLLGAITEDGDRFFSRFEEYVTAEHAKHFILALCKEFEDDLLVVLDGAPYFQASAVTDLAARDDLAFVTLPSYSPELNPVEECWRQLQVALSNRFFDSLDELTTAIDAALDQLSVPKVSNYF; this is encoded by the exons ATGAACCATCTCGACGATGTTTCCGTCGAGGAATTGCAAGACGCTCTCGACAACGTGGACGGAAAGAAGCCGACACAACGGCTCTTAGCAGCTATCGCGTACAAGAACGGTGTCACGCAGACCGAGCTAGCCCAGTGGTACGATGTTCAGCGACGGACGATCTACAGCTGGCTCAAGCGACTCGACACCAACGAGTCGCTTGAGCAAGCTGTTTCTGACGATAAGCGAACTGGGAGAAAACGGAAACTTTCAGAAACACAGCAAATCGAATTTCAAGAAATCGTCCACGAACCTCCTCAAGAAGTCGGCATCGACGCGCCGGCGTGGACGCCGGCGCTTGCCCAAGATTTCCTCGAAGAAACCTACGACGTCGAGTATTCAATCCCGAGCTGTCGGCGGTTACTGAAAGAAGCGGGATTGAGCTATCAGAAACCACGCCGTACAGCCGCCGAAGCCGACGAAGACGAGCAAGAAGCGTTCTACGAAGAACTCA AAAAAAAGCGGCGGAAGATGGACGCCACCGTAGTCTGTATCGATCAAACCAAGAAATCCGTGCAAGTTGAGCCGCGTGCCGCGTGGTTTCCGCGTGGCACGCGGCCCTCGGTCAAACTCTCTGGTCAACGCGACTGGACGTGTCTGCTGGGCGCGATCACCGAGGACGGTGATCGCTTCTTTTCACGATTCGAAGAGTACGTCACCGCTGAACACGCGAAACATTTCATTTTAGCACTATGTAAAGAATTTGAAGATGACTTGCTCGTGGTGCTAGATGGTGCGCCGTACTTTCAAGCGTCGGCCGTCACGGACCTGGCGGCCCGTGACGACCTCGCGTTCGTGACGCTTCCATCATACTCGCCGGAGCTAAACCCGGTTGAGGAGTGCTGGAGACAGCTTCAAGTAGCGTTGAGCAACCGGTTTTTCGACTCACTTGACGAGTTAACGACAGCGATAGACGCCGCTCTTGACCAGCTTTCGGTCCCAAAAGTGAGTAATTACTTCTAA
- a CDS encoding PH domain-containing protein, with protein sequence MGLFDSGDVNPEAQRLADSARGKSVTAKILTKTTGGVGSFSVQSILADSPFLNILNENEQPHYYFANNSKGQIRDGDAVGAGHQQDFMSTVLVTDQRIILTAAGNRGNALVYGSITDVQTKNGLTKNRLSVFTSNHEYRMYIPNSATQSEIEAAADYIRTQAKDAPTVNSDLDTVHSLRPIWDDTMRTGAGNTDPLDATPQGAYVNQERVDKIRDILDPDERVHYLTRGQTVDVEGSGAGSSWWGNDRSRKQGTRGYVRAAATNKRVVVKIPQFTGTDERSVPYQSITSVDLDAGLGGKRISLQTPGQTYHIQANFPGKPEVREMTRFIREQIAGDTTTATSTASTETDPLEQLEKLGELRDNGVLSEEEFEEKKADLLDEI encoded by the coding sequence ATGGGACTGTTCGACTCTGGGGATGTTAATCCAGAAGCACAGCGCTTGGCAGATAGTGCGCGGGGAAAGAGCGTCACCGCGAAAATTCTCACGAAGACTACAGGCGGGGTAGGTAGTTTTTCAGTTCAGAGTATTCTTGCTGACAGTCCATTCCTCAATATACTGAACGAGAACGAACAGCCCCACTACTACTTTGCCAATAACTCAAAAGGTCAGATTCGTGACGGAGATGCAGTTGGAGCTGGCCACCAGCAAGATTTCATGAGCACAGTTCTCGTAACTGACCAACGAATCATCCTCACAGCTGCTGGGAATCGTGGGAACGCGCTAGTATATGGCTCAATTACTGACGTCCAGACCAAAAATGGACTGACAAAAAACCGGCTATCAGTCTTCACAAGCAATCACGAATATAGAATGTATATTCCGAATTCAGCCACTCAATCCGAGATTGAAGCAGCTGCAGACTACATCCGAACCCAAGCAAAGGATGCGCCTACTGTCAACTCCGATCTCGATACTGTCCATTCACTTCGCCCGATTTGGGATGACACGATGCGAACCGGTGCCGGCAATACAGATCCACTTGATGCAACGCCACAAGGAGCTTATGTAAATCAAGAGCGCGTAGATAAAATCCGAGATATACTTGATCCAGATGAGCGTGTCCACTACCTCACTCGCGGTCAAACAGTTGATGTAGAGGGTTCTGGTGCGGGAAGTTCTTGGTGGGGCAATGACCGAAGTCGAAAGCAGGGAACACGCGGCTACGTACGAGCCGCCGCAACGAACAAACGTGTCGTCGTAAAGATTCCTCAGTTCACCGGGACCGACGAACGATCAGTACCCTACCAAAGCATAACAAGTGTTGATCTTGATGCTGGCTTAGGTGGGAAACGGATCTCACTCCAGACTCCTGGCCAGACGTATCACATCCAAGCAAACTTCCCTGGGAAGCCAGAAGTCCGTGAGATGACGCGGTTCATCCGCGAACAGATCGCAGGAGATACCACGACGGCTACCTCAACAGCATCAACAGAGACTGACCCACTTGAGCAACTGGAAAAGCTTGGTGAACTCCGCGATAACGGAGTTCTCTCAGAAGAGGAATTCGAAGAGAAGAAAGCAGATCTGCTTGATGAGATCTAG
- a CDS encoding SOSS complex subunit B family protein, whose product MSSNNSSRKVVSVAEQAFEQADETTVDEDGFEVVDETPTFQATVQQEIQAKVDANHPDGIADTSDERIDGVTLAQEERIRAREAELERISARAELGSQEGREARSRVIAAERSAGRRRQFQKRAASVNPMADPDRADPRTELTQAQLGAVNSQATRLAEKLDGWSRAAISRRLSEAVLGGKDMMSATVSVFEELEGAPGTMVPIGKLEGVSRREVCVEGTLTTVWESESPAIQQAGLLEDESGQVKLTSWKASDVPWIREGERVRIHGAARNWYDGRVSVALTGWTTVMFPERDAWWDA is encoded by the coding sequence ATGTCTAGTAACAACTCCAGTCGAAAGGTAGTTTCGGTGGCTGAACAGGCGTTCGAGCAAGCGGATGAGACGACAGTCGACGAAGACGGGTTCGAGGTCGTCGACGAGACGCCGACGTTTCAGGCGACGGTGCAACAGGAGATCCAAGCAAAGGTGGATGCGAACCACCCAGATGGGATCGCAGACACGAGCGACGAGCGGATTGACGGGGTGACGTTGGCCCAAGAAGAGCGCATTCGAGCGCGGGAAGCGGAACTCGAACGGATTAGTGCCCGTGCGGAACTGGGGTCGCAAGAGGGTCGTGAGGCGCGGTCGCGGGTGATTGCGGCCGAGCGGAGCGCTGGGCGACGGCGGCAGTTCCAGAAGCGCGCGGCAAGTGTGAACCCGATGGCGGACCCCGACCGGGCGGATCCCCGGACGGAGCTAACCCAAGCACAGTTGGGCGCAGTGAACTCTCAGGCAACACGGTTGGCGGAGAAGCTGGATGGGTGGTCACGAGCGGCGATCAGTCGGCGGCTGAGCGAGGCGGTGTTGGGTGGCAAGGACATGATGTCGGCAACTGTGAGCGTGTTCGAGGAACTCGAAGGCGCACCGGGGACGATGGTGCCGATCGGGAAACTGGAGGGCGTGTCGCGACGCGAGGTGTGCGTTGAAGGGACGCTGACGACAGTGTGGGAGTCGGAGTCGCCGGCGATTCAGCAAGCGGGGCTCCTCGAAGACGAAAGCGGGCAGGTGAAGCTGACGAGTTGGAAGGCCTCGGACGTGCCGTGGATTCGCGAGGGCGAACGCGTGCGGATTCACGGAGCGGCGCGGAACTGGTACGATGGGCGCGTCTCGGTGGCGCTGACGGGGTGGACGACCGTGATGTTCCCCGAGCGCGACGCTTGGTGGGACGCCTAA
- a CDS encoding outer membrane protein assembly factor BamB family protein, whose amino-acid sequence MLRGNQQGLNRRQALRILGTSFAIGTAALRTGRPVAARAATEPSWPTFQFDNGRSGYNPHGRRPTGKLTKVWETTDGSFSSSPAVVGELLYHGTAANGLFAYDVADGCIVWNSPTNGRIAPSRPTVANGVVYIGDWEHIFYAFDSATGSELWRYDAGAILNHDSVVSDGVVYFSDANGVIHAISAADGTPIWSLDTGFGITSLAMSDGSIFFGGSNSRISRLDAATGVVEWSHPVPYSPRHIVLVDGIVYVGGWPYLATYDAADGTERWRVYVGTITNSPAISDRLIYLGSTNNQLLAFDRATGEEQWAFSVGDHPIQGIVSSPAVVQNRVYFGGYDRYVYELHARTGKLMWSFDTGTEITGSPAVVNRRLYIGSRLGGMYAFG is encoded by the coding sequence ATGCTTCGGGGGAACCAACAAGGGCTGAATCGACGACAGGCACTCCGAATTTTGGGGACCTCATTTGCGATTGGAACTGCAGCTCTCCGCACGGGACGCCCCGTTGCTGCTCGTGCAGCAACAGAGCCGTCGTGGCCGACGTTCCAGTTTGACAATGGTCGGTCTGGATATAACCCGCATGGGAGACGGCCCACAGGCAAACTCACAAAAGTATGGGAGACGACCGACGGATCATTCTCGAGTAGTCCAGCCGTCGTCGGAGAACTACTTTACCACGGGACAGCCGCGAATGGTCTCTTCGCCTACGATGTCGCTGATGGGTGCATCGTCTGGAACAGTCCAACCAACGGGCGAATCGCCCCCTCAAGACCAACTGTAGCGAACGGAGTCGTCTATATTGGCGATTGGGAGCATATCTTCTACGCATTCGATAGCGCTACTGGGAGTGAACTCTGGCGCTACGATGCTGGTGCGATACTTAATCATGATTCAGTTGTTTCTGATGGGGTGGTGTATTTTAGTGACGCGAATGGGGTTATTCACGCGATTTCAGCAGCTGACGGGACTCCTATCTGGAGTCTCGACACCGGCTTTGGAATCACATCACTTGCGATGAGTGATGGGAGTATTTTCTTCGGGGGGTCTAATTCACGGATCTCTCGGCTCGACGCAGCAACTGGCGTGGTCGAGTGGTCTCACCCTGTTCCGTACTCTCCACGACACATTGTCCTCGTCGATGGGATTGTGTATGTTGGTGGCTGGCCGTATCTCGCGACCTACGACGCAGCAGATGGAACAGAACGTTGGCGTGTCTATGTCGGGACAATTACCAACTCACCAGCGATCTCTGATCGACTCATCTATCTTGGCTCTACCAACAACCAACTACTCGCATTTGACCGAGCGACTGGTGAAGAACAATGGGCCTTCAGCGTTGGTGACCACCCGATTCAAGGAATTGTCTCGTCGCCTGCTGTTGTCCAAAACCGTGTGTATTTCGGCGGCTACGACAGGTACGTATACGAACTCCATGCACGGACAGGTAAGCTGATGTGGTCATTCGACACCGGTACTGAGATCACGGGATCGCCAGCTGTGGTTAATCGCCGTCTGTATATTGGGAGCCGCTTGGGTGGTATGTACGCATTCGGTTGA
- a CDS encoding helix-turn-helix domain-containing protein gives MKSITLEISVEGGFHPANQLLAADPSIIRESLHHVTILKDGTIILLYHLRGDLDQVRTYLTDHKEVISCDVPENGSGLVYIHGRPLKPIREFFSLARSHGIVFETPITHTDDGLKITMSGDEQTLHRVISEIPSDIELTLLRKGERKPGENVIISLLTERQVEVLTLAVEEGYYETPRGTTHEKIATQIGVATTTVSEHLRKVEQRVFSALIR, from the coding sequence ATGAAGTCGATTACGCTGGAGATCTCAGTCGAAGGCGGATTCCACCCGGCGAATCAGTTACTCGCAGCGGATCCGTCGATAATCCGTGAGTCGCTGCACCACGTTACTATTCTCAAAGATGGGACGATTATTCTGCTCTACCATCTTCGAGGCGACCTCGATCAGGTGAGAACATACCTCACGGACCACAAAGAGGTCATCTCCTGTGATGTGCCAGAGAACGGAAGTGGGCTTGTGTACATCCACGGTCGCCCACTCAAGCCGATTCGTGAATTTTTCTCTCTTGCCCGGTCACACGGAATCGTGTTCGAGACACCCATAACACATACTGATGATGGACTCAAGATCACGATGAGCGGAGATGAACAAACGCTTCATCGTGTCATCTCGGAAATTCCATCAGATATTGAACTCACCCTCCTCAGAAAGGGAGAGCGTAAGCCAGGGGAGAATGTGATCATCTCACTATTGACTGAGCGCCAGGTAGAGGTACTCACTCTGGCAGTTGAGGAGGGATACTACGAAACACCGAGAGGAACCACTCACGAGAAGATTGCGACTCAGATTGGTGTCGCAACTACGACTGTGAGCGAGCATCTCCGAAAAGTCGAACAACGTGTTTTCTCTGCACTTATCAGATAA
- a CDS encoding cyclase family protein: MKFVDLSHTFEDGMPGFRQKNDDGTHTEYTADVYPFFTHEESREKYEGKSAFEVTEMRFQTSMGTYLDSPYHRHPEGRDISDLDIGELVLPGTVVDARGLAGNEELTVDALPQESALAGTAVLFNFGWDEHWGTEQYRSYPYISEAVIERLIDADVSLVGVDTLNADDHQNPARPAHTRLLDEEIFIVENLCNLDSLGGESFRFFAVPIKAKDTAAMPIRAFAEVDQ, encoded by the coding sequence ATGAAGTTCGTCGACTTGAGTCACACGTTCGAAGACGGGATGCCGGGGTTCCGTCAAAAGAACGATGACGGGACACACACGGAGTACACTGCAGATGTATATCCGTTTTTCACACACGAGGAGTCTCGGGAGAAGTACGAAGGCAAATCCGCGTTCGAGGTTACCGAAATGCGGTTCCAGACGTCCATGGGAACGTATCTAGATTCACCGTATCATCGACATCCCGAGGGTCGTGACATCAGTGATCTTGACATCGGCGAGCTGGTACTTCCTGGGACGGTCGTCGATGCTCGTGGGCTTGCTGGCAACGAAGAATTGACTGTTGACGCACTTCCCCAGGAGTCTGCCCTCGCAGGTACCGCCGTCCTGTTCAATTTTGGATGGGACGAACACTGGGGCACAGAGCAGTACCGATCCTACCCATACATCTCTGAGGCCGTCATTGAGAGACTAATCGATGCAGATGTTTCTCTGGTTGGCGTAGACACGCTAAACGCCGACGACCACCAGAACCCCGCCCGCCCGGCCCACACTCGACTCCTTGACGAAGAGATCTTCATCGTCGAGAATCTCTGCAACCTTGATTCGCTCGGTGGTGAGTCATTCCGATTCTTCGCTGTGCCGATCAAAGCCAAAGACACTGCTGCAATGCCCATCCGTGCGTTTGCCGAAGTTGACCAGTGA
- a CDS encoding PadR family transcriptional regulator gives MYDLTGFQRDLLYVTAGLDEPHGLAIKDQLEDYYETEIHHGRLYPNLDTLVEKGLLDKGEKDRRTNVYAITARGRREIEARDDWEQQYTSELTT, from the coding sequence ATGTACGACTTGACCGGGTTCCAACGCGACCTGCTGTACGTCACCGCCGGCTTGGATGAACCACACGGACTCGCAATCAAAGACCAACTCGAGGACTACTACGAAACCGAGATCCACCACGGCCGGCTGTATCCCAACCTCGACACGCTCGTTGAGAAGGGACTGCTCGACAAAGGCGAAAAGGACCGCCGAACGAACGTCTACGCGATTACAGCTCGCGGTCGTCGAGAAATCGAAGCCCGTGACGACTGGGAACAACAGTATACCAGCGAACTGACCACCTGA
- a CDS encoding toxin-antitoxin system TumE family protein — MPARVVYRDENEKLDGSRYEMVAWQVPSSEDFPQGLKYSFQYMDADGDTLLRYDNSPYHLDVGRHHRHTPEGDITKLEFTGLSDLVNDFQTEVNEIYEQRTN, encoded by the coding sequence ATGCCTGCAAGGGTTGTGTACCGGGACGAAAACGAGAAGCTAGATGGAAGTCGGTATGAGATGGTCGCGTGGCAGGTTCCCTCAAGCGAAGACTTCCCGCAGGGACTGAAATACAGCTTTCAGTACATGGACGCTGACGGCGACACACTCCTGCGGTATGATAACTCGCCGTACCACTTGGATGTTGGTCGACACCACCGACATACACCCGAGGGCGACATCACGAAGTTGGAGTTCACAGGGCTGTCCGACCTAGTCAACGATTTCCAAACCGAGGTGAACGAGATCTATGAGCAACGAACCAACTGA